Within Lolium rigidum isolate FL_2022 chromosome 5, APGP_CSIRO_Lrig_0.1, whole genome shotgun sequence, the genomic segment GCCGTGCACGGCCTCCCTCTACGTGCCCCCGCCACCGGTCATGGCCTACCACCACGGCGCGGTGCTCGATGGCACCGTGCCGGTGTCCGTGCTCTACTACGGCGCCTTCTCGCCGCACCACAAGGCCATCCTGGCCGACTTCCTGCTCTCGCTCTCGCCGCGCGCGCGCCCGCACGCCTTCGGCGCCCCTGCGGCCGCGTCGCCGTCCGTGGCGCGGTGGTGGGAGACGGTGGACCGGTACGTGCAGAGGGCCGGCAGGGAGCGTACGCGTGTGCTGCTGACCAACCAGGTCTCCGACGAAGGGTGCTCGCTAGGGAAGCGCCTGTCCCGGCTCCAGGTCGAGCAgctggcggcgcggctcggcgtgGCGCCCGGGGGCGTGGCCGTCGTGCTCACCGCCGCGGACGTCGCCGTTGAAGGGTTCTGCGAGAGCTCCTGCGGGCTGCACGGCTCGGAGGCGCCCGGCGGGGCCGTGCACGTGTGGGTCGGCAACGCGGCCGTGCAGTGCCCCGGCCGGTGCGCGTGGC encodes:
- the LOC124656065 gene encoding protein PHOSPHATE-INDUCED 1-like, whose protein sequence is MKSHAVCSLLLALLVGLTRPSPCTASLYVPPPPVMAYHHGAVLDGTVPVSVLYYGAFSPHHKAILADFLLSLSPRARPHAFGAPAAASPSVARWWETVDRYVQRAGRERTRVLLTNQVSDEGCSLGKRLSRLQVEQLAARLGVAPGGVAVVLTAADVAVEGFCESSCGLHGSEAPGGAVHVWVGNAAVQCPGRCAWPFHAAEGYPAGPALHRSGDTLRAPNGDAGVDGMVINLAALLAGAVTNPYGHGYFQGDAGAPVEVGAGCPGVYGRGSYPGYPGKVRLDTTTGAGYNAVGRNGRRYLVPALVDPTNYSCLIMA